The DNA sequence TGCTATTGGCTATAACTGGAGATCTATGATAAGAATAAAAAATGATTTAATGGATCCATTAATTATAAAATCCTTTATTCAGCAAGAAATGATTAAGAGAGGAATACTTTGGTCGGGTTTTCACAATATGTCATTTTCACATACGGATGAAGATATAAATTATACGCTTAATGTTTATGAGGATGTTTTAAAATTATTGAAGGATGCAGTTTCCAAAAATGATATCGAAAGCAGATTATTTGGTGAACCGGTAAAAGCGGTTTTTAGAAAAACTGAAAACTTTAATATAAAACCGGTTTTAAAATAATGGAGTTATTTTCTTTAAATAATAAAGTTGCTGTTGTAACCGGTGCTTTAGGATTATTAGGTAAAAATCATTGTGAAGCTTTAGCCGAAGCCGGTGCAAATGTAATTGTTGCCGATATTGATGAAGCAGAATGTAAATTGTTTTCTAAAAATTTAAAAACTCAATCATCAGGATTTGCACTTGATGTGACCAACGAGAAATCAATTCAAAATTTATTGGAAAATGTTTTAGCAGTGTTTAATAAAGTTGATATACTTATAAATAATGCTGCAATAAATGATATGGTAGAAAATCCAAAAAATATTTTGGAAGAATCTCAATTTGAAAATTATTCTTTACAAAAATGGCAACGTTCAATTGATGTTAATTTAACCGGAACATTTCTTTGTTCTAAAATTATCGGCAGCCAAATGGTAAAACAAGGAAATGGAAATATTATAAATATTGCATCTACTTATGGAGTAGTTGCCCCAAATCAAAATTTATACAAAGATAAAAATGGAAATCAAATATTTTATAAACCGCCGGCATATTCAGTTACAAAAGGTGCGGTAATTTCGTTTACAAAATATTTGGCTTCTTATTGGGCAGAAAAAAATATCAGAGTAAATTGCCTTTCTCCAGGTGGAGTTAAAAATAATCAAAATGAAGAATTTATAAATGAGTATTCATACAGAACGCCATTAGGCAGAATGGCAAATCCGGATGATTATAAAGGAGCAATAGTATTTCTTGCTAGCGATGCTTCAAATTATATGACCGGAGAAAATTTAATTGTTGACGGTGGATGGACAATTTGGTAAAGGAAAAATATATGAATGAGCTAAGTACAAAACTAAAAAAAATTAAAATGTTATTAACAGATGTTGATGGAGTTTTAACAGACACTGGCGTTTACTATTCCGTTTCAGGCGAAGAATTGAAAAGATTTAGTCTGCGAGATGGAATGGGAGTTGAAAGGCTAAGAGAACTTGTTAAAGTTAAAGTTGGAATTGTTTCCGGGGAAAAGTCTTTACTCGTAAGAAAACGAGCTGAAAAATTAGATATCGAAGAAATTCATCTTGGTGCTAAAAATAAAATTAAAGTGTTAAAAAATATTTGTAAAGAAAGGGGTTTGGAATATAATCAAATTGCTTACATAGGTGACGATGTAAACGATTTAGAAATTATTGATGCAGTTGGAGTTTCAGCTTGCCCTGCTGATGCAATGAAAAATGTAAAAGAGAAAGTTGATATTGTATTAGAAAATATTGGCGGAAATGGTGCATTTAGAGAATTTGCTGAAATAATTATTGAAGAGAAATTAAAAAATAAAGAAGAGGACTAAATGAATAGATCAAATATAATTCGTATCGGAAATAAATTTATTGGTGATGGACAACCGGTTTATATAATTGCAGAAATTGGAATTAATCATAACGGATCTTTAGATAACGCTAAAAAACTAATAGACGGTGCTGTGTTTGCCGGATGTGATGCTGTAAAATTTCAGAAGAGAACTCCGGAAATTTGTGTACCCGAAGATCAATTTTATATTGAAAGAGATACACCGTGGGGTAGAATGTCATATATTGAATATCGGCATAGAGTTGAATTCGGATTTTCAGAATATGAAAGCATTGATCAATATTGCAAAGAAAAAAACATTCACTGGTTTGCTTCAGCATGGGATGTTGAGGCTGTAAAGTTTCTAGAGGAATTTAACCCAATAATGTATAAAATATCATCTGCTTCATTAACCGATGATGAACTTCTTAAAAAAGTTAAAAAGACTGAAAAACCAATAATGATTTCAACGGGAATGTCATCACTTTATGAAGTTGATAAAGCAGTTGAAACATTACAAGAATCTCAATTGATGATTGCGCAATCTACGTCTAACTATCCATGTAATTTAAACGAGTTAAATATAAATGTGGTAGAAAGTTATAAAAACAGATATCCAAAAATACCGATTGGATATTCCGGACATGAAACTGGGTTAGCACCAACTTATGCTGCAGTTGCTAAAGGTGCAACTTTTATTGAAAGACATATCACACTTGATCGTGCATCTTGGGGAAGTGATCAAGCTGCATCTGTAGAAATAATGGGAATGTATAGATTAGTAAAAGATATTAGAGATATCGAAAAAGCACTTGGTGATGGAATTAAAAAAGTTTATGACAGCGAAAAAAAATCAATGTCAAAATTAAGAAAGAACATTTCAGAAAAATTATATGCATAGTTAATGAATTTATTTAACTTTCAATTTTTATCATTCGGCTTACTTTCGCTTTTTGCAATTGTTGTAATAATTTTGGAAAGATTTTTTCCTTACAATAAAAATCAGCTTTTTTTTAGAAAAGGATTTTGGACAGATTTAATTTTCTATAATTTTATTCAATCTTTTGTACTTGGAATTTTAATTTCTTTTTTAATTGTATTTATTGATAACTCAACCCATTTATCTAGATTAAAAATTATTTCAGATTGGCCAATATTTTTACAACTTTTATTTTTTATTGTTACGCACGATTTGTACATATATTGGTTTCATAAACTTCAGCATAAAAATAAATATCTTTGGCGACTTCATGAAGCGCATCATTCTGCAAAAGAAGTCGATTGGATTTCCGGTGTAAGATCACACAGTTTTGAAATTTTAATTAATCAAACAATTGAATTTCTTCCAATATTATTATTGGGAGCTCCTCCTCAAGTTGCTGTAGCAAAAGGATTGATAAGCGGGGCATGGGGAATATACATTCATTCGAATATCAATGTGAAATCGGGAGTTTTACAATATGTAATTAATGGTCCGGAAATGCATCGACTGCATCATTCAATTGGTAAGGGAAGAAATAAAAACTTTTCTACAAAATTAGCAATTTGGGATTGGATTTTCAGCACTTCATATTTCCCGAAAAATGAGAAAGCAAAAGAATATGGACTAAAAACATTCTTCCCAGAAAATTATTTCCGGCAATTTCTTTTCGCATTTCGAAAATTTAAAAACGAAAAAATTATAAATGTAAAAGGGAATTAAATGCAAATAAATTGGTTTTACTTATTGTTAGCCGGTTTCTTGGAAATTGGCTGGGTAATCAGCTTAAAAAAAACAGAAGGTTTCACAAAACTAATTCCAATTATATTTTATGCACTTTTCGGATTTTTTGCTGCTTACTTTTTTTCCAACGCATTGAAAACAATTCCAATTGGAATTGCTTATGCAATATGGATGGGAATTGCAGTAATAGGTACAACAATTGCAGAAAGTCTAATTTTTAACTCAACGATTAATTTTGCTAAGGTATTTTTTGTTGTTCTAATTT is a window from the Ignavibacteriota bacterium genome containing:
- a CDS encoding SDR family oxidoreductase translates to MELFSLNNKVAVVTGALGLLGKNHCEALAEAGANVIVADIDEAECKLFSKNLKTQSSGFALDVTNEKSIQNLLENVLAVFNKVDILINNAAINDMVENPKNILEESQFENYSLQKWQRSIDVNLTGTFLCSKIIGSQMVKQGNGNIINIASTYGVVAPNQNLYKDKNGNQIFYKPPAYSVTKGAVISFTKYLASYWAEKNIRVNCLSPGGVKNNQNEEFINEYSYRTPLGRMANPDDYKGAIVFLASDASNYMTGENLIVDGGWTIW
- a CDS encoding sterol desaturase family protein is translated as MNLFNFQFLSFGLLSLFAIVVIILERFFPYNKNQLFFRKGFWTDLIFYNFIQSFVLGILISFLIVFIDNSTHLSRLKIISDWPIFLQLLFFIVTHDLYIYWFHKLQHKNKYLWRLHEAHHSAKEVDWISGVRSHSFEILINQTIEFLPILLLGAPPQVAVAKGLISGAWGIYIHSNINVKSGVLQYVINGPEMHRLHHSIGKGRNKNFSTKLAIWDWIFSTSYFPKNEKAKEYGLKTFFPENYFRQFLFAFRKFKNEKIINVKGN
- a CDS encoding N-acetylneuraminate synthase family protein, which produces MNRSNIIRIGNKFIGDGQPVYIIAEIGINHNGSLDNAKKLIDGAVFAGCDAVKFQKRTPEICVPEDQFYIERDTPWGRMSYIEYRHRVEFGFSEYESIDQYCKEKNIHWFASAWDVEAVKFLEEFNPIMYKISSASLTDDELLKKVKKTEKPIMISTGMSSLYEVDKAVETLQESQLMIAQSTSNYPCNLNELNINVVESYKNRYPKIPIGYSGHETGLAPTYAAVAKGATFIERHITLDRASWGSDQAASVEIMGMYRLVKDIRDIEKALGDGIKKVYDSEKKSMSKLRKNISEKLYA
- a CDS encoding multidrug efflux SMR transporter, which encodes MNWFYLLLAGFLEIGWVISLKKTEGFTKLIPIIFYALFGFFAAYFFSNALKTIPIGIAYAIWMGIAVIGTTIAESLIFNSTINFAKVFFVVLILIGAIGLKLSSNVE
- a CDS encoding HAD-IA family hydrolase, producing MLLTDVDGVLTDTGVYYSVSGEELKRFSLRDGMGVERLRELVKVKVGIVSGEKSLLVRKRAEKLDIEEIHLGAKNKIKVLKNICKERGLEYNQIAYIGDDVNDLEIIDAVGVSACPADAMKNVKEKVDIVLENIGGNGAFREFAEIIIEEKLKNKEED